The DNA window AAGTTATCAATGAAGTATAACTTATACCACGTTAAGAAAGTGTAGATTGTCCAAATCTTACGACGACCATCCACCTTGCCTTCGAAGTTATCATCGGCAAGTTTTAGAAGCTTTTCTTGATCAAAGAACTCTTTTACGAAGTCTTGTTCAAATAATTCACGTACTTCTTGGTAGTACTTTTTTTCCCGAAGCCATGCACGGACTGGTGTTGGGAAGCCCATCTTAGGCCGTGTAGCCCATTCTTCCGGTAAATGCCGATTAGCAGCCATCCGGAATGCCCACTTTGTATCCTTATAGTTAAAGAGGTACTTAGTTGGTGTCGTTTCAGCTACTTTCATTACCTCTTTGTCAAGAAGTGGTACCCGGATTTCAACAGAGTTAGCCATACTCATCTTATCTGCCTTTAAACAAATATCGCCAGGCATGAAACGGTGTAAGTCAACATATTGCTTCTTTGCGACTTCATCGATATCTTTATCTTCCATCTTATCAAAAAGTGGATTAAGAATGTCGGCAATACTTGGTCCGCAATCAAATTCTGGTTGCAAGTAGTCAGCAGCTTCTTCAGGACTAAAGATGTATGCTTGACCAATAAAAGTATCCCGTGCTGGCGCTAAGTTGCGGTACATATGCTCTTGGCCGTGGAAGTGTTTCCCATCTAACCACTTAGCAAACTTATACCGGCGTTCACGAGGCATCTTCTTTAGTTGGTCAGTTACCCACCGGATAAACTTAACTTTCGTATTGAAACCATAATCAATGTATCCCGCGAATAATTCATCGGCACCTTCACCAGAAAGAAGGGCCTTGTAACCGTTATCCTTTGCCAACTTGTTCAAGAAGTATAAAGGAACAACAGATGGGTTAGAATCGGGTTCATCTAAGTAGTATTGAATCATTGGGAATGCATGGAAAGCTTCTTCGTTAGTCAACTTTTCATCAGTATTCTTCAAGCCCATCTTAGCTGCTAATTCACGTGCTTGTTTAGTCTCATCGTAAGTACTATCAAATCCGATTGAGAACGTATTATCTGGACGCATCAAGGCCGTTACTAAACTTGAATCAACCCCTGCGGAAAGGAATGAACCAACCTTAATTCCTTTATCCGCAAACGTATGTGCCTTAACAGAATTCTTAACAACATCATCAATCTTGTTAACAGCTTCATCAAACGTCTCGTCTTCTGGTTCAAAGTTTTCGTCCCAGTATTGAGTCATTTCAAACTGACCGTCTTTATAAGTAAAGTAATGACCTTCTGGAAGCCGGTAAACACCTTTAAAGAAAGTTTCTTGAGTAACTGGGTATTGGAATGTCATGTATGGTTTAAGCGCTTCTTTATTAAGTTCCTTCTTAAAGTTAGGGTGATCAAGAAATGCCTTAATTTCAGACCCAACAAAGAAAGTACCGTTCATCTTAGCGTAATACAATGGTTTGATTCCAAAATGATCACGGGCACCGAACATTTCTTTCGTCTTAAAATCCCAGATAACAAAGCCGAACATTCCGCGCAGCTTGTTAACAACATCCTTCCCCCATTCTTCATATCCGTGCAAGATTACTTCAGTATCGGCATGTGTCTTAAATGTGTGACCCTTACTGATTAATTCTTCACGTAATTCTTCAAAATTGTAAATTTCACCGTTGAATTCAATGGCTTTTGAGCTATCTTCATTAAAGATTGGTTGATTACCAGACTTAACATCAATAAAACTCAAGCGCCGGAAGCCAAGTGCTACATCATCATCCACATATTGACCTTCCGCATCAGGTCCCCGGTGAATAATCCGGTCCTTCATTTTTTTGATTAATTGGTCTTTAATTTGTGGTTTTTCATTATCAACAAATGCAACAATCCCACACATTATAAATTTCCTCTTCTTTCTCTTAAATTCACGGATCACAAAATAGTTATTTAAAATTCGTTATTAAAACTCGAACCTAAATTATACCATATAATGCCAAACTTAAGTATATTATCCCTTTGCTTTAAGAAAACCATAATAAAATCTGGAAAGCGGAGGCATTACCCTATTTCTCCAGATTTTATTTCCCGGGAAATTTTATTTACGATCCTTCTTGGAAAATTTTCCCTGTCGGACGTAAACACTCAAGATTGCAATATCAGCGGGGTTAACTCCACTAATTCGCGAGGCTTGGGCTAAAGTTTCTGGACGAATCTTTTCAAGCTTTTGGCGTCCTTCAGTTGCTAGACCATCAATATCACCATAATCGATATCATCCGGAATCCGTTTAGCTTCCATCCGCTTCATCCGTTCAACCTTAACTTCCTCTTTCTTGATGTAACCAGCATATTTTAATTGAATTTCAACCTGCTCAATCACATGACGATCAAGTTCCTGCTCTGGTGCCGGAATGAATTCGGCCAACGTTTGGTAATCGAAGTATGGTCGCTTCAAGAGGTCAGCTGCCGCAATTCCATCTTTTAAGCGGTTATCCCCGTGAGCTTCAATAAATTCATTAACCTTATCGTCGCTTGGCTTGAGCTTAATTTCTTCTAATCGTTTAATTTCAGCTGCGACTTGACGCCTCTTCTCTTCCATTTTAGCAAGCCGCTCATCACTAACTAAACCAACATGATGGCCCATTTCCATTAACCGGAAATCAGCGTTATCATGCCGTAAAATTAACCGATATTCTGCCCGACTTGTAAGTAAACGGTAAGGTTCTTTCGTTCCCTTCGTTACTAAGTCGTCGATCATCACGCCGATATATGCGTCCGAGCGCTTGAGGACAAATGGTTCCTTGCCTTGTGCTCGTAATCCTGCATTAATTCCTGCAATTAATCCTTGACCCGCTGCTTCTTCATAACCTGAAGAACCGTTTGTTTGGCCTGCAGTATAGAGATTCTTAATGATCTTAGTTTCAAGGGTTGGGTGAAGTTGGTACGGCGCAACTACATCGTATTCAATTGCATATCCAGGACGCATCATTTCTGCATTTTTTAACCCCTTGATTGAGTGCACAATCTTTTGTTGGATTTCTTCTGGCATTGATGTCGAAATTCCGTCAAGGTAATATTCATCCGTATCCCGGCCTTCTGGTTCAAGGAAAACTTGGTGCCGTGGCTTATCAGCAAAACGAACAATCTTATCTTCAATTGAAGGACAGTAGCGTGGCCCAACACCCTTGATAACACCAGAGAACATTGGGGCCCGGCTAAGATTTTCCCGAATAATGGCATGCGTCCCTTCATTTGTATAAGTTAACCAACAAGATAATTGTTCGCTAATTGGAATATAGGCACTATCAGGAGTATCAAAACTAAAGTGATGTGGTTCCTCATCCCCTGGTTGTTCTTCCGTTACACTATAGTCGATAGTCTTTCCATTAACCCGTGGTGGCGTTCCCGTCTTAAAACGCTCAAGATCAAAGCCAAGTTCTTCAAGGTTTTCCGAAAGTTTTACCGCAGACTTAGAGTTATTTGGACCAGATTCATACTGTAATTCACCAATAATGATCTTTCCGCGCGCTGCAGTTCCAACAGTTAGTACAACTGTCTTAGCGTGGTAACGAGCTCCTGTATTAGTAATAACACCTTTGCAGACACCATCTTCAACAATTAACTGGTCAACAGTTGCTTGACGGAGAGTAAGGTTAGGTTCTTCCTCAATTGTCTGCTTCATTGCACGGTGATAAGCATGTTTATCTGCTTGAGCTCGTAATGCACGGACAGCGGGACCCTTACCGGTATTTAACATCCGCATTTGGACATAGGTCTTATCAATGTTATGACCCATTTCACCACCAAGAGCATCAATTTCGCGGACCACGATTCCTTTTGCCGGACCACCAACAGAGGGGTTACATGGCATAAAAGCAACCATTTCTAGATTAATTGTTACCAATAAGGTTTTATTCCCCATCCGGGCTGCGGCAAGGGCGGCCTCGCTTCCGGCATGACCCGCGCCGACAACAATTACATCGTATGATCCCGCTTCGTATTGAACGGCATCAGATGTTTGCAATGCTTCTGAACTCTTCATTCTTTTATTCCCTACTTTCCTAAACAGAATTGACTAAATAACTGGTCAAGCAACTCATCATGGTAACTATCCCCAGTAATTTCACCTAATAATTCCCAACACCGGGTCATATCAATTTGAACCAGGTCTACCGGCATTCCATCATTAATTCCTTTTAAGACATCGCTTAAAGCATCATTAGCTTGGTGGAGTAAGCCAATATGCCGAGCATTTGTAACCATTACATTATTCTGATTGCTTTCAATCCCCTCGTTGAAGAACATGTGACCAATCTGTTCACCAAGTTGATCCATCCCTTCATGATTAACGATTGAAGTTTCAATAACAGCACTCTTACCAGCCAGTGATTTCAATTCCTCTAAATCAATCTTGCGTGGAAGATCCGTCTTATTTAAGATGATGATCCGCTGCTTATCCTTGGTTGCTTCCAGTAATTGGCGATCCTCGTCAGTCAATTCATTTGAACTATCAATCAAGAGAAGTACTAAGTCAGCGGCGCCCAAGGCTTTACGACTCCGCTCTACCCCGATCTTTTCAACTTGGTCATTTGTATCGCGGATTCCTGCTGTGTC is part of the Limosilactobacillus reuteri genome and encodes:
- the mnmG gene encoding tRNA uridine-5-carboxymethylaminomethyl(34) synthesis enzyme MnmG, with amino-acid sequence MKSSEALQTSDAVQYEAGSYDVIVVGAGHAGSEAALAAARMGNKTLLVTINLEMVAFMPCNPSVGGPAKGIVVREIDALGGEMGHNIDKTYVQMRMLNTGKGPAVRALRAQADKHAYHRAMKQTIEEEPNLTLRQATVDQLIVEDGVCKGVITNTGARYHAKTVVLTVGTAARGKIIIGELQYESGPNNSKSAVKLSENLEELGFDLERFKTGTPPRVNGKTIDYSVTEEQPGDEEPHHFSFDTPDSAYIPISEQLSCWLTYTNEGTHAIIRENLSRAPMFSGVIKGVGPRYCPSIEDKIVRFADKPRHQVFLEPEGRDTDEYYLDGISTSMPEEIQQKIVHSIKGLKNAEMMRPGYAIEYDVVAPYQLHPTLETKIIKNLYTAGQTNGSSGYEEAAGQGLIAGINAGLRAQGKEPFVLKRSDAYIGVMIDDLVTKGTKEPYRLLTSRAEYRLILRHDNADFRLMEMGHHVGLVSDERLAKMEEKRRQVAAEIKRLEEIKLKPSDDKVNEFIEAHGDNRLKDGIAAADLLKRPYFDYQTLAEFIPAPEQELDRHVIEQVEIQLKYAGYIKKEEVKVERMKRMEAKRIPDDIDYGDIDGLATEGRQKLEKIRPETLAQASRISGVNPADIAILSVYVRQGKFSKKDRK
- the asnB gene encoding asparagine synthase (glutamine-hydrolyzing) gives rise to the protein MCGIVAFVDNEKPQIKDQLIKKMKDRIIHRGPDAEGQYVDDDVALGFRRLSFIDVKSGNQPIFNEDSSKAIEFNGEIYNFEELREELISKGHTFKTHADTEVILHGYEEWGKDVVNKLRGMFGFVIWDFKTKEMFGARDHFGIKPLYYAKMNGTFFVGSEIKAFLDHPNFKKELNKEALKPYMTFQYPVTQETFFKGVYRLPEGHYFTYKDGQFEMTQYWDENFEPEDETFDEAVNKIDDVVKNSVKAHTFADKGIKVGSFLSAGVDSSLVTALMRPDNTFSIGFDSTYDETKQARELAAKMGLKNTDEKLTNEEAFHAFPMIQYYLDEPDSNPSVVPLYFLNKLAKDNGYKALLSGEGADELFAGYIDYGFNTKVKFIRWVTDQLKKMPRERRYKFAKWLDGKHFHGQEHMYRNLAPARDTFIGQAYIFSPEEAADYLQPEFDCGPSIADILNPLFDKMEDKDIDEVAKKQYVDLHRFMPGDICLKADKMSMANSVEIRVPLLDKEVMKVAETTPTKYLFNYKDTKWAFRMAANRHLPEEWATRPKMGFPTPVRAWLREKKYYQEVRELFEQDFVKEFFDQEKLLKLADDNFEGKVDGRRKIWTIYTFLTWYKLYFIDNFKPDESGIDRAQKTATTEA